The Carnobacterium divergens nucleotide sequence TCTGCTTGGAAAATAATATCTGTATTTGAATTCATCACTCCAACCGTTGCTGCTAAAACTGGAGTGCCTCCAAGTGTTACTGTAGCAAAGGTAGCCAAACTAAGAATTGCTGTTTTTGTCATTTTCATTTTTTATTCCTTCTCTCTTTTTTATTTTCCCCTTTGAGCCTTGCTTTGACTTTTTAAATCGGTGCGTCAGATAGATTCCATTCCAGTTTTCCTTGATAGCTTTGACCTGATTTAATATTCGGATTCGGGCCTATTTTCAGTCGAATCCCCTCACCTTTTGGCCATTGGATTACGGTTGCATTATCGTCGGTTGATGTAGCGGTGTAGATTTCTTGGTTGCTTTGATTTAATGGAATGTCTTGACCTGCTTTACTGTAAATTAACACTTGATTCAACACATTGATTCCAGCTGTTAAGGGCTGAGTTTCACGAACATATAAATGCCACTGGGCTTTTTGGACGCGTCCATCGGCAACTGAAAGTGCATTTGTAACAGAAGTTGGATTGTAAATTTTTGTGTCAGTTGGCACGGATACGGTACCGAAACTAATCTGACTAGGCACGCTAACTAAACGCAGTGTTCCCTCTCCAATGGGTAAATTGGCAACCGTTGATTGTTGTACAATCGCCGTCCCTCCACCATTTGTTCCATTCACAAAAAAACTATTTCCTAACGTGGTATTGGCGGCGTTTGGCGCAACCGTTGCAGTGTATTGAAGGATAAGCGCCTCATTGGCGGTTACCAAATTATTTCCAACAAGTACATTTTGGAACTGATACGCTGTACCAGATGGACTGGAACTTTGTGGAACAACGACTGGAATGCCAATTACAGTTGAAACACCTGTTGAACTAACTTTACTCACTTGTGGATTCGTTAGATTGGTTAGTCCACTAGGAATCCAATTTAGTAAAAGTTGATTGTCCCAAATGGCATTGTTATTTTGTAATTGGACTTTCATTGTGAAACGTACTTGTTGGTTGGTGACAGCAGATGTAGCTGGAATCCACGTCCCATCTTTTGACCATTTTTCAACCACTTGAGTTACAGTTAATTGTGGGGTTACAAAGGCAACTGTACTTGAAACGCTGGTGCTAGTGATTAACACTTTGCTAGCTGTTCGACTACTGATTCCTTGAGTAACAACGCTAACTTGATCACCTCCTTTCAATGGAGTCACTCCTGTCAAAGCAAAGGTTCCATTTGCATTTAGTGGTACAATGGTTGTTTGATTGTTTACCGTTACTGCAACTTGATACAAACCCGTTGTAACAGTTTGAATGGCGGTTCCTGTAATTTGAGTATTTCCAACTGTAGGGCTAGTTAATGTTGGCGCTACAATAGGCCATTTTACAGTTGCTGTATTGCTGATAGTACTTTGATATTGATCGGTTCCTGTAATAGCTTTTGCGTTGAGAACTGCCGTCACAGTATCCCCGTATTCATAGGCGTTTGTTGCATTTGTTGAAAAGTTCCCACTGCTATCTACTAAAACGCCTGTTGTAACAATAGGTGCGTGACTGCCATCTGGCGCAGATAGCGTAATATCAGCTGTGTAGGTGTAAGCTGGGTCTTTTGTTTGGTTAATCGTTCCTGTAATACTTTTATTCCCATGTTGCATTGTGTCGTTGATTACAGGAGGCTTAATAGCAAGTATTGGACAGCTTCCTAATCCCATTGAAGGGGTGTTGATGCTTCCTGCTTTTGTATTTCCTAAACCTATCGTTAAATTAATTCCTTGCGAAGCAGATGTCATCGTCCCTTTGATTGGATAATTGGTGCCGTTGATTGCTGGTGGGACGACAATTCCATTTTTATATAAAGCAACGGTATCAATTGACATATTTACAGACCACTCAATCAACAGCCCTAAACTTAAACTTGTTTTTGGAAATGTAATCACTACCGCTGAAAGGCTTTCATTGTAAGTTAACGTAAAGCCTTTGTCTGTCGCTTGAATAGCTGCAGTACTTGTCCCCCCTAAAATAGACTGGGTTGGATACGTCACATTCCCAGTTAAATTTTTTAAAAACAATGCTTGCTTAGCTGTGTTTCCAACTAATTGTGTTGCCATTTCAGAAGGAATTTGAACGGCTAGGATTGGAACCGTATTCAATCCAACTGCTACTAATGGAACATATTTGTAATTAATCGTCGTTACACCTTGTCCACAAGCTCCTGTTGTATAGTTTCCGGTTAGTGTACTTGTTCCAACATCTAAATCTAGAAGACGTGGACTGATTTGATTGGCATTGCTTTCAGTAATTATCGGTTCGCTTCTAACTAGTTCATCGTTTTTTTGATTATTACTAAATTCTAACGGCGGTGCATCGCTTATTGCGTCAGAGGCGGAATTGGATGTGGGGGCTGTTGAGTCAATCGGACAATTAGAATCTGGTTGGGTGGATAAAATTGTTTCATCTGTCTTTATTTCTTCATTTAAAGTAACTGCTTTCACAATATCTTGTAAATAAAAAATCACTAAAGTTACTATCATGAAAATAACAATACTAAACTTTTTATTATTCAAAATTATCGCCCCTTTTAAAATAAATTTATCGTTTACACAGGCTGTATATTGACTAAACAGATTATTCGTATGTAATCTTTAATAATTTTCTCATATTAATTTAAATTCATTCTAACCGAATTAAATTGATTTTGCACCTTTTATCCCTTGAGTTTATAATAAAAATTTATTCTATAAAAATATAGTCATTAAACCTAAATGTGTTGTTATGTATTTCACAAAAAAAATAAACTTACACCAAAATAACCTAGTCATTATGTGTAAATTTATTTTATTTAACTTATCTATCTATTTTTTCAACTTATTTTTTAGCACTTCTAGTGAATGTGTTTTGCCAAATAAAGTTTCCAAGTGAGGGGGTTTTTCCATTAAAAATAATTTTTTAAAACCACTACGAATAATCGCCTCATGGTCAAAGGCTAAAGGGGTCTTATCAGATTTTGTATTCGTTAAATCAATCGTCATTTTTTGCTCATTTAAACTCAGCAGCAACTGTTCGCCTTGAAGGGACACATCAAACCACTGGGCTTCTTTTGCATCATCTCCTGCTGTTGCAGTAGGCATTGTTGGCAAAAGGGCTAAGTAGCTAATGGTAATGGTCCAGCCACGTGGATCACGATTAGGTTGGCTAAATGAACCTATTTCATAAATAGCCTCTTTTGTTAATTCAATTCCAGTTTCTTCTCTTGTTTCTCTTAGACAGGTTGCTGTGGTCGCTTCTTGTTTGTCAACAAAACCTCCTGGCAGTGCCCAACAATTTCTAAAAGGGTTGGCTATTCTTTTGATTAATAGCATTTTAAGTTGATGCGCTTCTTTATCATAGCAAAGCATCACATTATCGACTGTAACAGAAGGTTTTTCATATTGAGGCAAGTCTTCATTGGCGTACCACTCTAAAAAATCAGCTTCTGGTGCCACTCGTTCATAGTAATATTTTTCTTCTGCTTTTGAGTTAAATTTCATCTCTAAACTTCCTTTCTTTGTATCTCTCTCTCTTTAGTTTACTATACTTTTAAAGAATGTAACTAGTAAATAAAAATAGCACATGATACAATTTTAACAATCCTCTATTAAAGGAGTTCTTATCAATGAAAAAATTACTCACTTTTTTTATCCTACTTTTAATTTTTACAAGTGCTTGCACAGCCACTCCTAAAAAAAGCACCTTACCAAAACTAGCACTGGAAAATGAAATTCCAATCGTTGTCATTCATGGAAGTGGAGGCAATGAAGATTCATTTGATGCTTTTATTCAAAAATTAAACGACTTACCTGACCCTTCAACTGAAACATTAAAAGTAACAATTGATGGGGATGGTCAACTAGATTATCAAGGAACCCTCACTAAAGATGCTAAGCATCCAATTGTATCTATTGGGTTTGAAGAAAATAATGCGCCTATCGAGGATTGGAGCAAAGGGCTTCAAAAATTACTCACTCATTTGAAAAAAACGTATCAATTTCAGCAATTTGATGCGATTGGTTTTTCGAATGGCGGGTTAGCACTAACGGATTACGCTGAGGAGTATGACCAAAAAGAAGACGTTCCTCACTTACGCAAAATGGTTGTTTTAGGTGCTCCTTTTAATGAGCTCGATCCTGAGGACAATCAAGTAAATCTTGATTTTAAAGAGGTTCCTTTTCAAACAGATGAGTTGAAATCGTATATCCGCAATCGCTCAAAGTTAAATCCACAATTAGCTGTCCTTTCGATTGCAGGCGATGATGGAAGTGGTAAAAAAACCGATAGTATCGTTCCACTTGGCAGTGCTTTGTCGTCACGGTTAATTTTCCCAGAAAATGTCCATACTTATCTTGAAAAAATAACAACGGATACGCATATTGGATTGGTTGATAATCAAGAGGTTGTGGGGTGGGTTCACCAATTTTTGATGGAGGATTCTACTTTGAGTAGGGAGAAAAGGATTGAATTGGTGGAAAACTAAAAAGAAAGACGTTCCTTTTTATGTAACTTCTTTCAGACTGTAGACGAACCTATGTATTTAATGGGTTTGTCTTTTTTATTGTAAAAAAGTGACAAATCCTCTTGTCTCTTGAGGTGAGTAAAAAAAAGAGATAACAAATCACTAAAATTGTCCCTCTTACCTAAAAAATTATGATTTTATAAATCATCAAATTGCTCAGTAGTTTGTTTAAATGTTTGTTCCGCTTGTTTAACCCATTGCCCTTTTGCTGAGGTTTTAAAACTGGATAGATAATTGGAACTTGTACTTTTTAATCCGCTCTTCTTTTCTTTTTCCATTTGATTCATCATTTGTTTACGATTTTCAGATGTTGCATGACTTTGACTAGCCACAAATGTTTGAATTAACTTTTTTTCAAGCTCTTTTCGTATATCCGCTAAACTTTCTTTTACTGCATCTATCATTTATACGTTCCTCTCTTTCCTTGCTAGTAAAATGTCCTCTTCATAGGTTGTTCTTTGTTTTTGATAAGAAAGCCTTTGTTCTTCTTGCTTATCATCTAGTTTATTTAATGTTTTTTTTACGACCATTTGACCTTCTTCTTGTGCTTCTTGAAGGAATCTATAGGCTTGTTGCAAGGCTTCTGTCCCAGTAGCTTCTTCTTTTTTTGCCATATACCTCACATAATCAGCTAAACTTTCAACTTCCCTACGGAAGATTTGATTCTCATGATGAACATCCTGTATTGTTTCTTCTATTTGCTGTTTTTCTTTTCTATAGTCTGTTTCTAACACATCTAATTTTTTGGATAGCTCTTCTTCTTTTTCCATTACATACTCCTTATCTGATTAGCTAACTCTTGGTCTGTTTCAAGTTGTCTCTTAATTGAGTCGCCTATTTTCTGCAATAACTCATCATAATTTCTACTTATCTTTGTAGCTTTTGCTAACTTTTCTTCGTATTCACGTACTGGTTCTCTTACGATGCTACTCTCTGTTGCATTCCCTCTAGCTAATGCCTCTATACACTCTCCATAAGATAAATGTGAACCTGTATTTTCAGCATTTGATCTGGTTGTTTTCCACAAATCTCCTGCATTTTTGATACCGTCTGTATACATTTGTTTGAGCTCTGCAATTTCACCATTGATTGTTTGTTTCATCCCTTGGGTAATTGCCATTGCTTCTGATGCATCAAGAAAAATCTCTTCTGAGCTAGAAAGACCACCACCGCTTTTCATAAAATTCTTTCTCATCATATCTATTGCAGATAACTGTTGAGTTACCCGATATTTTGCTAGTTGGAGACTGCCTTCTTTTGTGGCTTTAATGCTTCCATCTTTATTAAACTCATATCCACCCCACATATGTTGATCAATAAGTCCTACTTTTTGGGAATTTACTCTAATAATATTTCCTACTGACATTTTTCCTGAACCATAACCGATAGGAACAAGGTCTTTTGAATCCACATAGTTAAATAATTTGTTTAATTTTGTTAGGGCATCTGCTGTTGCTTGTTGTTTAGGGGATAGAACACCATAAATATTTGGCCCTTCATAAAAAAAGCCACCTGCAATACGTGAACTCTCTTTATCTGATAGATCTGAAACTGCATATTGCGCATTCATGGAACCTAGTGAGTGTCCATAAACAAATACTTGTGCATTTGGATATAATTCCATAGCATTTTTTAAGGTTTCAGCTGATGATTGCAATTGTGGCATTGCTACTGCTCCACCACCATTAGCCACTTGTATCCCGGTTGGAATATCATTTAGTAACCAGTCTTTTGCAGCATCTGATGATAACTCGAAAGAAGAACCACGATAAATTACCGTAACTTCTTTTACTTGGTTTCTTTGTTCGATTGATGCAGAGGTAGGACAATACTTGTCTGTAACAACAAAAGATTGTTCACCGGTGGGCTTATCATTAACTTGTGATACTCTTCCAACAGTAGTTTCTCCTCCATTCAAATCAATTTTACTATTTAATTGCAAATCATCATATTCTTTTCTAGCTAGTTCAACACGGTCTTTATCATTCATTTTTATTATCCTCCAACTGGTCTGCCAATATACCAGAATAACTGATAGCTCCAGATTCAAGTTCTCCGTTTGATTTGTCTAAAGTAAAATTTATAACTAAATCACTACTTTTATTTATATTCAAAGTTACATTAATTCCTCCCATTGGATTGTGTTTAATACTTTTTTCATTAATTTCATATGATTTGATAATTCCATAGCTACTAAATGCTTTTGGATCTATATTTTTTATTGTTTTTTCAAATACTTCTTTTGCCTCTTTACTATTCACAATCTCAATCATTTTATCCTCTTGTTTCTTATTGTCTAACATAACCTTTCCTCCAATCCCAATTATAATAATCACAATAATCCCTATAACTACTAATAGTTTCTTCTTCATTTTCCACCTACTTCTATATTTATTAAACGAGTATATATAATAGATTAAACTTTAATTCTAATTACTATTTATTTTACCAAAATCACAATAAAATAGATAGCGTTATAAGTATGGACATGTTACTGCTCCTCCACCATTAGCCACTTGTATCCCGGTTGGGATATCATTTAGTAACCAGTCTTTTGCAGCATCTGATGATAACTCAAAAGAAGAATCACGATAAATTACCGTAACTTCTTTTACTTGGTTTCTTTCAGATAAAGACGAAGTTGGAGATACATAATTATCTGTAATAACAAATGATTGTTCACCAGTGGACTTATCATTTACTTGAGATACATAACCTATCTTATTTTTCTCTTTTCCTATTTTTACTGGATCTGACTCTTTATATGAATTATATTCTTGTTCAGCTATTTCCATTCTTTGTTTATCAGTGTAATTATCACTCATCTACTTCCCCTCCAATAATCTTTCTAAATCAGAAGAATTTCCACCACCTTCATCAGTTAAATTCCCATTTTCATCTTTGTTGAGTGTGAAAAAAACATATAGATTCGATTTTTTATTAGCAAAAAGTGTTACATTTATCCCACCCATAGGATTATGTTTGATACTTTTCTCATCAATCTCATATGATTTAATAATTCCTTCTTCTGTGAAGGCTTTTGAGTCAAGTACTTTTAAACCATTTTCAAATACTTCTTTTGCTTCTTGACTATTCACAATATTAATCATTCTATCCTCTTGTTTCTTATTGTCTAACATAACTTTCCCTCCAATCCCAATTATAATAATCACAATAATCCCTATAACTACTAGTAGTTTCTTCTTCATTTTCCACCTACTTCTACATTTATTAAACGAGTATATATAATAGATTAAACTTTAATTCTAATTACTATTTATTTTACCAAAATCACAATAAAATAGATAGCGTTATAAGTATGCCCATGTTAGTTTTATATGTTCAAATTGCGATTTTTTCTCTAAATTTAGCCATAAAAAAAAGAGGTCGCAAGTATGGTTACTTACACCCCTAAAAAAAAGTGATAAACCTTATTATATTAAGGTTTATCACTGAACTATGCGGTCAAGAAGACTCGAACTTCCACCGGGAGAATCCCGACTGCCCCCTCAAGGCAGCGCGTCTGCCATTCCGCCATGACCGCAGTTGCTTGTTTCTCTTTTTATTTTATAATAGGAATAAATCAAAGTCAATTTCTTTTAAAACAAAGCGCTTGGAGGCAACTACCTTCAAGCGCTTTTGCTTTATTTGTTCTTTTTCAGCCCAAAACTTAAAATAAATCCAATCACAGCAATAACAAACATCAGTAAGAAGGCATTATGCCCTCCTTCAACCATCAATTGTTCTTTTGATAAATGGTTAGCGGAATCAGTTATTTTTTGTTGACTAGCTGTTAATAAGCCAGCTACTAATGAGGTTCCAATCGCACCAGAGACTTGTTGTAAAGTATTAATAATCGCGGTTCCATCTGAATTGTACTTTTGTGGCAATTGATTCAAAGCATTCGTTTGAGAAGGAACAAATACAAACGCTACACCAATCATTAGGAGCAAATACAAGCTGCCCATCAAAATCGTTGTTAATTGACTCGTAAACAGCACACATAGCCCTGTAGCAACAGCTAATAGAAAGGCTCCAAATGAAATAACAACCCGTGGCCCTGAACTGTCTAGAATTTTCCCAGCAATAGGTGCCAACATCGCACTGATGGCCGCTCCTGGCAACAGCATAAATCCTGCCACTGTCGCATTTACGCCAAATACACTTTCAGAAAAGGTCGGCAATAAAAAGGAATTTCCTAAAACAATCATCATCAATAAAAAGACTTGTAGTAACCCTAGCGTAAACATCGGAAACTTAAACACAGCTAAATTAATCAATGGGACATCAATTTTAAGCTGACGGATTGAAAATAAGGCTAACCCAATCGCACCAATTCCTAAAGAACCCATAACCCCTAGATGAAACCAACCAGTCTCACCTGCTAAACTAAAGCCGTAAATAATCCCTGAAAATGCAACAATTGATAACCCAATTGAAAGAAAATCAATCTTTTGTTTTTCAATTGTTGAAATTGATTGAATCGTTAAACTTCCGGCTACTAAGGCAATTACCAACAACGGCAATAAAATAAGAAAAATCGATTGCCAGCCAATTGACGTCACCACAAGCCCTCCATAAGTTGGTCCAATCGCAGGTGCAAAGCTCGTAACAAGTCCTGCAATCCCCATAATCACGCCCCGCTTATGCATTGGAATTAAAGCTAAAATTAAGTTAAACATCAACGGCAAGGAAATACCTGTGCCAATCGCTTGAATCAGACGACCTACTAATAGCATCGGAAAACTCGTTGCAAAGCCACAAATAATCGTCCCTACAGTAAAAATCACTACTGCAGCTTGAAATAAGCGCTTTGTGGGATAACGTTTCACCAACATCGGTGAAATAGGAACTAAAATAGCGACGACTAATAAATAACCTGTTGTTAACCATTGAATCGTTGCACTTGTTACATTAAATTCTTTCATTAAGATTGGAAAAGCAACATTTAATGCCGTTTCCGAAACAATCCCCATAAAAGTCAACATCGCTGATGCGACAATCGCAATTAAGGTACTTACTTTAATTTTATCTGTTGTCATTTTTATGATTCACCTCAATACTCTCGGCATACATATTGCCGTATTCTTCTTTTTGAAGCTCTTCTAAGCTTCCTTCTGGTTGCAAATTATAAATCATTCGATTAAAAAAATCGTTTAATTGGTTCACTTCATCTGTTGAAAAACCTTTAATCAGCGTTTGTTCGATCTCATTAATAGTGCTTAGCATTTGCTTAATGGCAAGTGTTCCTTCTTTGGTGAGCGTAATCACATTGTAACGTAAATCCGTTTTAGACTGCTCTTTTTTTATTAGCTTTTTTTCTTCTAACCGTTTAATAGGATTGGTAATAGAAGACGTTGAGATTTTTAAATAATCAGCAATTTCTTTTTGTGTACAACTTTTTTTCATGTAGATTACTTCTAATATGAATGATTGTCCTACATGAATACCTAATGCGTTTAGCTCTTTATCTGCTTTTATTTTATGCAATCGATTGACTCTTTTTAACTTCATATTAATGTCAAATGAATAATTTTCCATGTCTTTCCCACTTTCTAGCTATCTAGTACTCTACTATATAGTACACTAGTGTATTATATAGATAAAGGGAGGGAATTGTCAAGTAACAAAAAAAGGCTTTACGCATAAAATAACGTAAAGCCTTTCAGTTTGTCGCTTTTTACATCTCCACTCGTTCGCTTTTTAAAACTAATTTCCCCTTACATTGACCACACACATAACGTGCGGTATTAAAGCGTCTTTTTCGATAAAGCGAATTTTTGCACTGTTGGCACTGATACACCCAATAAGCTTGCTTTTGATCCTTTGTTTTTAAGGACTGAACATAACGGCTGCCGCCAACTTGCTTTAGCAATCTTTTAAAATCAGCATCTTTATGCTGATAACCGCCACCACTTAAATGCAAATGATAATGACAGAGTTCATGCTTCACAACCCCAATAAATTCCTCCATACCAAAAGTTTCCAATACTTTTAAGTTAAAATCTAAATGATGGGTGTTTAAATGGTACCGTCCACCCGTTGTTTTTAAACGTGAATTAAAGGTCGCTTGATGATTAAAAGGTCGCTGAAAGTCGTTGATTGAAATACTTTCAACAAGTAGTTGCAGTTCTTTTTGATTCATTTTAATCCAATCCTTTACTTATAAATGAAAATGCTCACCAACACACTCTTTGTCGGTGAACATGTTTAACTTATTTTTTTTCTGGAGGCAACATCGTTAAAGCGATTCGGCCTTTTTTCAAGTCAATTGAATCAACCCAGACGGTCACAACATCTCCTACAGCAACAGCATCTGTTGGATGTTTAATAAATTTATTGCTTAGTTTAGAGATATGAACCATTCCATCTTGCTTAACCCCGATATCCACAAACGCTCCAAAATCCACAACGTTACGTACCGTCCCTTCAAGCTCCATGCCGGCTTTTAAGTCTTCCATAGTTAACACATCTTTGCGTAATAAAGGTGCTGGCAATTCATCACGTAAATCACGTCCTGGTCGAGATAAAGCATCGATCATATCTTTTAAAGTTTCTTTTCCTAATTTTGTTTGTTCGCTAAGTTGATTCAACGACAATTGAGCCAACGCTTCTTTAGCTTTCACACTTCCAACATCGGCTAACGTTAAATCTGCTAACGCTAAAATTTCTTTTGCTTCTTTATACGTTTCAGGGTGAATTCCTGTGTTGTCTAAGATATTCTTCCCATCCACAATGCGCATAAACCCAACGGCTTGTTCGTATGCTTTTGGTCCTAAACGAGGAACTTTTTTAAGGGCAGCACGACTATCAAAGCGGCCATTTTCATCACGGTACGCAACGACATTAGTCGCAGTTGTTTTATTTAAACCGGCTACATGTTGTAGC carries:
- a CDS encoding WxL domain-containing protein, coding for MNNKKFSIVIFMIVTLVIFYLQDIVKAVTLNEEIKTDETILSTQPDSNCPIDSTAPTSNSASDAISDAPPLEFSNNQKNDELVRSEPIITESNANQISPRLLDLDVGTSTLTGNYTTGACGQGVTTINYKYVPLVAVGLNTVPILAVQIPSEMATQLVGNTAKQALFLKNLTGNVTYPTQSILGGTSTAAIQATDKGFTLTYNESLSAVVITFPKTSLSLGLLIEWSVNMSIDTVALYKNGIVVPPAINGTNYPIKGTMTSASQGINLTIGLGNTKAGSINTPSMGLGSCPILAIKPPVINDTMQHGNKSITGTINQTKDPAYTYTADITLSAPDGSHAPIVTTGVLVDSSGNFSTNATNAYEYGDTVTAVLNAKAITGTDQYQSTISNTATVKWPIVAPTLTSPTVGNTQITGTAIQTVTTGLYQVAVTVNNQTTIVPLNANGTFALTGVTPLKGGDQVSVVTQGISSRTASKVLITSTSVSSTVAFVTPQLTVTQVVEKWSKDGTWIPATSAVTNQQVRFTMKVQLQNNNAIWDNQLLLNWIPSGLTNLTNPQVSKVSSTGVSTVIGIPVVVPQSSSPSGTAYQFQNVLVGNNLVTANEALILQYTATVAPNAANTTLGNSFFVNGTNGGGTAIVQQSTVANLPIGEGTLRLVSVPSQISFGTVSVPTDTKIYNPTSVTNALSVADGRVQKAQWHLYVRETQPLTAGINVLNQVLIYSKAGQDIPLNQSNQEIYTATSTDDNATVIQWPKGEGIRLKIGPNPNIKSGQSYQGKLEWNLSDAPI
- a CDS encoding MDR family MFS transporter, which produces MTTDKIKVSTLIAIVASAMLTFMGIVSETALNVAFPILMKEFNVTSATIQWLTTGYLLVVAILVPISPMLVKRYPTKRLFQAAVVIFTVGTIICGFATSFPMLLVGRLIQAIGTGISLPLMFNLILALIPMHKRGVIMGIAGLVTSFAPAIGPTYGGLVVTSIGWQSIFLILLPLLVIALVAGSLTIQSISTIEKQKIDFLSIGLSIVAFSGIIYGFSLAGETGWFHLGVMGSLGIGAIGLALFSIRQLKIDVPLINLAVFKFPMFTLGLLQVFLLMMIVLGNSFLLPTFSESVFGVNATVAGFMLLPGAAISAMLAPIAGKILDSSGPRVVISFGAFLLAVATGLCVLFTSQLTTILMGSLYLLLMIGVAFVFVPSQTNALNQLPQKYNSDGTAIINTLQQVSGAIGTSLVAGLLTASQQKITDSANHLSKEQLMVEGGHNAFLLMFVIAVIGFILSFGLKKNK
- a CDS encoding DUF1310 family protein translates to MKKKLLVVIGIIVIIIIGIGGKVMLDNKKQEDKMIEIVNSKEAKEVFEKTIKNIDPKAFSSYGIIKSYEINEKSIKHNPMGGINVTLNINKSSDLVINFTLDKSNGELESGAISYSGILADQLEDNKNE
- a CDS encoding DUF1310 family protein; the protein is MKKKLLVVIGIIVIIIIGIGGKVMLDNKKQEDRMINIVNSQEAKEVFENGLKVLDSKAFTEEGIIKSYEIDEKSIKHNPMGGINVTLFANKKSNLYVFFTLNKDENGNLTDEGGGNSSDLERLLEGK
- a CDS encoding SprT family protein, whose product is MNQKELQLLVESISINDFQRPFNHQATFNSRLKTTGGRYHLNTHHLDFNLKVLETFGMEEFIGVVKHELCHYHLHLSGGGYQHKDADFKRLLKQVGGSRYVQSLKTKDQKQAYWVYQCQQCKNSLYRKRRFNTARYVCGQCKGKLVLKSERVEM
- a CDS encoding MarR family winged helix-turn-helix transcriptional regulator — its product is MENYSFDINMKLKRVNRLHKIKADKELNALGIHVGQSFILEVIYMKKSCTQKEIADYLKISTSSITNPIKRLEEKKLIKKEQSKTDLRYNVITLTKEGTLAIKQMLSTINEIEQTLIKGFSTDEVNQLNDFFNRMIYNLQPEGSLEELQKEEYGNMYAESIEVNHKNDNR
- a CDS encoding alpha/beta hydrolase: MKKLLTFFILLLIFTSACTATPKKSTLPKLALENEIPIVVIHGSGGNEDSFDAFIQKLNDLPDPSTETLKVTIDGDGQLDYQGTLTKDAKHPIVSIGFEENNAPIEDWSKGLQKLLTHLKKTYQFQQFDAIGFSNGGLALTDYAEEYDQKEDVPHLRKMVVLGAPFNELDPEDNQVNLDFKEVPFQTDELKSYIRNRSKLNPQLAVLSIAGDDGSGKKTDSIVPLGSALSSRLIFPENVHTYLEKITTDTHIGLVDNQEVVGWVHQFLMEDSTLSREKRIELVEN
- a CDS encoding lipase family protein, translated to MNDKDRVELARKEYDDLQLNSKIDLNGGETTVGRVSQVNDKPTGEQSFVVTDKYCPTSASIEQRNQVKEVTVIYRGSSFELSSDAAKDWLLNDIPTGIQVANGGGAVAMPQLQSSAETLKNAMELYPNAQVFVYGHSLGSMNAQYAVSDLSDKESSRIAGGFFYEGPNIYGVLSPKQQATADALTKLNKLFNYVDSKDLVPIGYGSGKMSVGNIIRVNSQKVGLIDQHMWGGYEFNKDGSIKATKEGSLQLAKYRVTQQLSAIDMMRKNFMKSGGGLSSSEEIFLDASEAMAITQGMKQTINGEIAELKQMYTDGIKNAGDLWKTTRSNAENTGSHLSYGECIEALARGNATESSIVREPVREYEEKLAKATKISRNYDELLQKIGDSIKRQLETDQELANQIRSM
- a CDS encoding NUDIX domain-containing protein; translated protein: MKFNSKAEEKYYYERVAPEADFLEWYANEDLPQYEKPSVTVDNVMLCYDKEAHQLKMLLIKRIANPFRNCWALPGGFVDKQEATTATCLRETREETGIELTKEAIYEIGSFSQPNRDPRGWTITISYLALLPTMPTATAGDDAKEAQWFDVSLQGEQLLLSLNEQKMTIDLTNTKSDKTPLAFDHEAIIRSGFKKLFLMEKPPHLETLFGKTHSLEVLKNKLKK